The Lactuca sativa cultivar Salinas chromosome 2, Lsat_Salinas_v11, whole genome shotgun sequence genome includes a window with the following:
- the LOC111883988 gene encoding adenine/guanine permease AZG1, with the protein MATAVPPPPLTRLNTFVARSRIGKRFKLDERNTTFTTELRAGTATFLTMAYILAVNASILSDSGATCSVSDCIPLCSDPSFTSNCTGPNLRLIQPDISCKFPPVNPGYTACLERVRKDLIVATVASSLIGCVIMGTFANLPLALAPGMGTNAYFAYTVVGFHGSGNISYESALAAVFIEGMIFLLISAVGLRAKLAKLVPKPVRISSSAGIGLFLAFIGLQNNEGIGLIGYSASTLVTLGACPNSSRASLAPVITFPNGTISLLPGGSVSGNIMCVNNRMESPTLWLGVVGFVIIAYCLVKNIKGAMIYGIVFVTAVSWFRNTQVTVFPDTPTGDSSFQYFKKIVDVHKIQSTAGALSFSSINKGYFWEALVTFLYVDILDTTGTLYSMARFAGFSNEDGDFEGQYFAFMSDASAIVVGSLLGTSPVTAYIESSTGIREGGRTGITALTVAGYFMLAFFFTPLLASIPAWAVGPPLILVGVLMMKSVVEIDWDDMRQAIPAFMTLILMPLTYSIAYGLIGGIGTYMVLNLWDCGEGLLSKYGILKGVRSNEFIINGSLGENGVIKENSVVESRKALEV; encoded by the coding sequence ATGGCGACTGCCGTCCCACCGCCGCCGCTAACTCGTCTCAACACCTTTGTTGCCAGATCCCGAATCGGAAAACGCTTCAAACTCGACGAACGTAACACCACCTTCACCACAGAGCTCCGCGCAGGCACCGCCACCTTTCTCACCATGGCCTATATCCTCGCTGTTAACGCCTCCATCCTCTCAGACTCCGGCGCAACTTGTTCGGTTTCCGACTGCATCCCTCTCTGTTCCGACCCTTCTTTCACCTCCAATTGCACCGGTCCCAATCTCCGTCTCATCCAACCCGATATCTCCTGCAAGTTTCCGCCTGTAAACCCCGGTTACACCgcctgtctagaaagagtccggaAAGACCTCATTGTTGCTACCGTCGCATCGTCTCTCATTGGCTGCGTGATCATGGGAACTTTCGCTAATTTACCCTTGGCCTTAGCTCCGGGAATGGGTACTAACGCCTACTTTGCTTACACCGTCGTCGGATTTCACGGCTCCGGTAACATTTCTTATGAAAGCGCACTCGCCGCCGTTTTCATCGAAGGAATGATTTTTCTATTAATCTCTGCCGTGGGTTTACGAGCTAAACTCGCCAAGCTAGTTCCAAAACCAGTCCGGATCTCCTCCTCCGCGGGCATCGGATTGTTTTTAGCGTTTATCGGTCTGCAGAACAACGAAGGCATCGGCTTAATCGGGTACAGTGCTTCCACGCTCGTTACGTTAGGCGCGTGTCCAAACTCTTCACGCGCGTCACTAGCTCCGGTTATCACTTTCCCAAACGGCACTATTTCTCTGCTCCCCGGCGGCTCAGTCTCCGGCAATATCATGTGTGTCAATAATCGAATGGAGAGCCCAACGTTGTGGCTTGGTGTGGTCGGCTTCGTAATTATAGCTTATTGTTTGGTTAAAAACATAAAAGGAGCAATGATTTACGGCATCGTATTTGTGACGGCGGTTTCATGGTTCCGTAATACGCAAGTAACTGTCTTTCCAGATACTCCGACCGGTGACTCTTCATTTCAGTACTTCAAAAAGATAGTCGACGTTCATAAAATCCAATCAACCGCCGGCGCATTAAGCTTTTCAAGCATCAACAAAGGCTATTTCTGGGAAGCATTAGTGACCTTCCTTTATGTCGACATCCTGGACACCACCGGAACCCTATATTCCATGGCACGTTTCGCCGGATTCAGCAACGAAGACGGGGATTTCGAAGGACAGTACTTCGCTTTCATGTCCGACGCGTCGGCAATAGTGGTGGGATCGTTACTTGGTACATCACCTGTAACGGCGTACATCGAGTCGTCAACAGGGATAAGGGAAGGGGGGAGGACCGGAATAACGGCGTTGACGGTGGCAGGGTATTTCATGCTGGCATTCTTCTTTACGCCGTTGCTGGCATCGATTCCGGCATGGGCGGTGGGTCCGCCGTTGATTCTGGTGGGTGTGTTGATGATGAAATCAGTGGTGGAGATTGATTGGGACGATATGCGGCAGGCGATACCTGCGTTCATGACGTTGATATTGATGCCATTGACGTACTCCATCGCGTATGGTTTGATCGGCGGGATAGGAACGTACATGGTACTGAATTTGTGGGATTGTGGTGAGGGGTTATTGAGTAAATATGGAATTCTTAAGGGGGTAAGGAGTAATGAATTTATTATTAATGGTAGTTTAGGGGAAAATGGTGTAATTAAGGAAAATAGTGTGGTGGAAAGTAGGAAGGCACTTGAGGTTTAG